The Ananas comosus cultivar F153 linkage group 22, ASM154086v1, whole genome shotgun sequence genome segment cgagctcctccgcctcccccaGGCCGAGGACGCCCTGCgccgcgccggcgccggcgccgccgatCCTCTCCTCGACgacctcctccgcctcgccgaCGCCTACGGATCGCTCCGATCCGCCGCGCTCGACCTCAAGGAGAGCCAGTCCGAGGCGCAGAGCGCTCTGCGGCGCCGCGACGCGGCGCGGCTCGCGTCCTCGCTCGGATCGCAGCGGCGCGCGGAGAAGGAGCTCGCGCGGATCGCCTCCGCCGTCCGATCCGCCTCGAGATCCGCATCAGGCACCGAGATCGCGGAGATCGTGAGCGAGGCGATCGCGGCGATCTCTGCGGCCTCCGTCGCCGTGATCCTCGGGATCACGGCgatctccgcctccgccgcagcTACTGTGAGAAGCTCCTCCGTGCTGGGGCCGTTGAGGAAGCTCGGATTCAGATCCTCTTCGAATAATAAGAAGGCtacggaggaggagaaggagatcgCGGCGTTGGAGAGATTGGAGGAGTTGGAGAAATGCGTTGGGGAATTAGAGAGCGGCAGCGAGCGCGTGTTTAGGAGCCTCGTGAACACTCGAGTTTCCCTCCTAAACATTCTCACTCCCACCTTCTAGAAACACATTTTcgtttgtacatatatacaaatatttcAGGAATGAGTGAgacgcttttttttttaaattttgtgtccttttttttttcccccctctgGTATGCATGCTCCTGAGATGGATGTCTCTTCTAAAACAAACGTTTAtcgctttctatatgctttggCCCTATGTGGATCGATCATACACAGTTTCTAAGGGGTGGTGACTGGTGAAAATCCTCTACCCCAAACACTCTgcttgaaactaaattttagctCAAGAGAATTGATTTTAattcataaaagaaaaaatgctCAATTATATTAGCAAATGATAAAACAATCtggattacaaaaaaattttaattctcttCTTCAGATGATGGCAAAGATTGAATTGAAAATGCTTATATGTTCTTCGTGGACTAAAATATGACATGTTTGATCAAAATAAGAGATTAATTAAAGTAAAACTATAATTCTTCTAGAAACTATCGTTTCTAGCGGGATGACATTTGAATCAACAATCGACTTTATaaatagggttatttgcatacacgtctttgcaaacatagtgaattgcgaaaatatctctgcaaaacgaaaactccataagttgtccctgcaaaagtcctaattt includes the following:
- the LOC109727551 gene encoding uncharacterized protein LOC109727551, translating into MVPGFKRSISLPMSPRRKAPEKPYRHARSVSLPCPSQPLVSHIEDAIRTVRRWTSEPDRTPARISTGLGRIALLLAALDELLRLPQAEDALRRAGAGAADPLLDDLLRLADAYGSLRSAALDLKESQSEAQSALRRRDAARLASSLGSQRRAEKELARIASAVRSASRSASGTEIAEIVSEAIAAISAASVAVILGITAISASAAATVRSSSVLGPLRKLGFRSSSNNKKATEEEKEIAALERLEELEKCVGELESGSERVFRSLVNTRVSLLNILTPTF